The following nucleotide sequence is from Deinococcus aerius.
CGTTCGTGTCCGGCAGGCCGTGGTGGTACCGCCAGCGGATCTTGCCGCGCAGCAGTTCCCCCGCGTCCTTCTGCCGGGGGGTCATGTCGCGTTCCTTCCACCAGCGCACGGAGTAGTCGGGGCCCATCGACTTTGTCTGCCGCATCTGGTTGCTGAGGGCGTCCTTGTCCTTCCCGTGCAGGTCCACCAGGATGAACGCCATCAACGTCCGGTCGACCTTGCGGTCCTTCCAGCGCAGGTGCGTCCGCGCGGCCGTGAGGAAGCGCAGCACGTCCGGGCAGAACGCCCACGAGAAGAACTCCGGCATCTCCGGCACGGTCGTGGTCCGCGCGAGCGCTTCGATCTCCTCCAGGCGCCGCAGGACGTCCCGCGCGGTGGCCGGGTCCGTTTTCGTGCGCGCGTACAGCCAGGCGATGGGGTTGATCTCCACGCCCGCCGCGTTCCGCCCGAGGGCCGTCGCCGCCGCGAGGGTGGTGCCGCGCCCCATGAACGGGTCGAGGACCGCGTCACCCGGGCGGGTGTGCTCGCGGATGGCGGCCAGCGCGAAGTCCATGGGGAACATCGCGTACCACGGGCCCATCCGCAGCCAACGCTGCGTGGCGGGGGGAAGGCGGAGGGGTTCAGGG
It contains:
- a CDS encoding DNA methyltransferase; translated protein: MTLTLEAPPEPLRLPPATQRWLRMGPWYAMFPMDFALAAIREHTRPGDAVLDPFMGRGTTLAAATALGRNAAGVEINPIAWLYARTKTDPATARDVLRRLEEIEALARTTTVPEMPEFFSWAFCPDVLRFLTAARTHLRWKDRKVDRTLMAFILVDLHGKDKDALSNQMRQTKSMGPDYSVRWWKERDMTPRQKDAGELLRGKIRWRYHHGLPDTNAKAKAVLGDSTRDLGKTRAAGPFRLLLTSPPYCGVINYNYDQWIRRWMLGGPAHPTYSSGEWQDRFEGQVAYRRLLERTFNSAATAALLTPDARVLVRTDAREFTLNTTIDVLRTAFPNKQLRQLHQPFSNPTQTHLFGDKDQKPGEVDLLLEP